Sequence from the Amblyraja radiata isolate CabotCenter1 chromosome 24, sAmbRad1.1.pri, whole genome shotgun sequence genome:
GAAGCAGGTAGTGATTGATGGTGAAACATGTTTATTAGACATTCTGGACACAGCAGGTCAAGAAGAGTATAGTGCTATGAGAGATCAGTACATGAGGACAGGAGAAGGGTTCCTCTGCGTCTTTGCCATAAACAATCATAAATCATTTGCAGATGTTCATTTGTACAGGTGGGTGTTAAAATATTCTCTATACAACTTTGTTACTTTTGAAAATGAATTGAGTTTTAGGTTCCTCTGCCATGACCCCTTAAATTTAGATGCTGAAGATCCATGCTTATGAAAACCTGCCTCTCCTTATGTGCATCTTATTTTTGAAAGTAAAATGATTGATTTATGTTaacgctgatcagctgctcctggaggtaccgaggtctaagcggaagctcagaggggatagagccttctctgttgctgctccggcgttatggaacactctgccgttgcacatcagacaggccccctcactgtccatcttctaaaccaatcttaaaacccatttctattccttggcttttgaccctgcatgagactttgctcctgttttagtgtttttaatgttttttttattgtgtttactctctcttttaatgtttttattgttgtgtaataattttttgtccatgattagtcatgtacagcactttgttgcaacagtggttgtttttaaagtgctctataaataaagttattattattattattattaacataatTTTAAGTTAGCTAGTTAGGGTATTGTCCAAAGTTCAGTTGCGTTCAAATGTGTGGAGATATTTTGTATGGCAAATAATTCCTGTATAATAACCTACACAGACTTCGGAAAATACATCAGAAATATGttttgaaagcaaccagagaaaaaACTATTTTGGGTGTCTTATGTATTCAGTGGGAGTAGAATTATATTTGAAGAGTGACATGCTGCAGACTAAAGCTATATAGTCTTGAACACAATTGTAGAAGTATAATGGTAAATTGAAAATTTTAGATTTATAATGTGTCAAATATTGTTTCAGAATTATCAATGGAAATACttgattttgaaaaataaaaggaCAATTGATTAACCAAAGTAGGGTTAAGCATTAAATTGCAGAGGAAAGGGGATGTGTGAGAATTAAAAACCATCAAAGATGGACCACAAATTACCAGGACAAGATAAGAGTAAACTTGTAAATAAGATAAATGTTGGTAAGAGTTTCTTGCATCATGTAAAAAGAGAATAAGAGCAGTAGTTCTGATCAGAGAAAAAAGATAAAGGAAATAGTGCATGTtttatatctgccttaaatatagaAGACATTGATTATACCAGAAATAGTCGGAAGAGGTAGGGGTGAGAAACTTTGTAAGGAAATAATGCTGAAGAAACTGCAACTTGAAACCAATCAACATCTGGCCAGAATGACCACCTATTCTAAAAGAGGTGAAagatgatagtttagtttagagatacagcgcagaaacaggctcttctgcctaacaagtccgcaccgaccagtgtcccctgcacattaacactaccctacatgcactagggacaatttgcatttataccaagccaattaacctataaacctgtacgtctttgggttgtgggaggaaacagaaaatctcggagaaaacccacgcgttcacgggtagaatgtacaaactctatacaggcagCACTCGTTTGTAAGTTGgtaacttaaaattggagaatttactattcatacctttgggttgtaagctatccaagcagcAATTGGGATGCTGTTCATCGAGTTTGCgtgcggcctcactctggcaatggaggaggcccaggacagaaaggtcagtatggaaggggggctaaaatggttagcaactaggAGATATAGctggccttggcggactgagcacaAGTGTTTGCGATCATTCAAAGTTTGATGACCAATGTACATGGGAATAAATTTAGAAATTTAGAAATGGAGGTTGAACATCAAATGTGAAAAAGCACCAATTTCACTATTCCAACTTAATTGtaactttaaattaaaaaaaaaagaattgtgtAATTTAGCTCATTTTTATAATTGTTGCCTAATACTTATACAATAAACAAGCAATAAAACAATGCAGCATCAATTTTTGTGCCCCATTGGTTTCTTACTGTGCCCAATCAAAGTTGTCAATTGTTTCTTGTCACCTTTTGAATTGCTTGCATTTGgttttgtgacataaatatataATGACATTTAATTTGTTGTTCATTTAGAGAACAAATTAAAAGAGTAAAGGATTCTGAAGATGTCCCCATGGTCTTGGTGGGAAACAAATGTGATTTACCTTCACGGACTGTGGACACAAAACAAGCACAGGAACTGGCTAGGAGTTATGGAATACCTTTCATAGAGACCTCGGCAAAAACAAGACAGGTAAGCTGAGTGGGAGGGTCCTGGAAAAACTTGTGTTAAGGTCATAGATTAATCAAATCACTGACATTCATTGTTAATTAAGTTTGGACTGACATTTACAGGGATACAGGAGGTTGACATTTGGCAGATGGGCACAAAGATGGCAAGTGGATTGAGAAATAAGATAATACATTTGTTGAGGGAATTCAAGAAAGGTAATTGGAGACTAAATAGAAATGTACTGATCCAAGAAAATAATGGTAACAGATCAGATAGTTAAGGTAGTTTGATGTATGGCATTATAAAAAAAGTAAATAAGGATTAAAAAAGTAAATTAAATCatgagtcactccaacactttgtgtctatcttcggtatgtactagcatctgcagtttctttctacacgtAAATATATCCTCACTGTTAATTAGGCTTGATCATTATTGTAAAAGATAAATATATCACTCAAAACACAAagtttgaggatgttgccagggctggcGAATTATAGTTGTGAGAAACGCAATAAAGTG
This genomic interval carries:
- the nras gene encoding GTPase NRas, whose translation is MTEYKLVVVGAGGVGKSALTIQLIQNHFVDEYDPTIEDSYRKQVVIDGETCLLDILDTAGQEEYSAMRDQYMRTGEGFLCVFAINNHKSFADVHLYREQIKRVKDSEDVPMVLVGNKCDLPSRTVDTKQAQELARSYGIPFIETSAKTRQGVEDAFYTLVREIRQYRTIKLNSQDDRNQGCLGLKCIIM